Proteins encoded in a region of the Osmerus mordax isolate fOsmMor3 chromosome 17, fOsmMor3.pri, whole genome shotgun sequence genome:
- the LOC136959954 gene encoding E3 ubiquitin-protein ligase TRIM39-like, whose protein sequence is MASCSSLLSEDQFQCSICLDVFTDPVSIPCGHNFCKACITKYWDNCDLCQCPMCKENFDKRPDLRVNTFISEMAAQFMKSVKGKPNSQYLRPARSGEVSCDICTSTKLKALKSCLVCLASYCETHLEPHQRVAALKKHKLIDPVENLEDRMCQKHNKLLELFCRKDQTFVCVMCMRTDHKTHGSITLEEAYEQRKTKLGQMMADMNQMMEQRSRKVQEIKLSVETRKTDAEREISDSVQVFTSLLCSIERIQAEIIEVMKEKQKAAEKQAERLIKDLEQEITELKRRSTELEQLSHTEDHLHLLQSFPSLSTPPQTKDWSEISVHSGLSVGAVRRAVSQLGETLNEEMEKLPEIKLKRIQQYAVDVTLDPHTAHPHLTLSEDGKQVRHGDIKQDLPDNPERFDRCVCVLGKQGFSSGRFYYEVQVEGKIGWVLGVARESINRKTMITASPDNGYWTVWLRNGHEYKALAVPRVLLSLRQKPQKVGVFVDYEDGLVSFYDVEARSHIYSFTGCTFIEKLHPVFSPDMNDGGKNSAPLIITPVTH, encoded by the coding sequence ATGGCTTCCTGCAGCAGTCTCCTGTCTGAAGATCAGTTCCAGTGTTCTAtctgtctggatgtgttcaCTGATCCTGTCTCTATTCCATGTGGACACAACTTCTGCAAAGCCTGTATCACCAAGTACTGGGACAACTGTGACCTGTGTCAATGTCCCATGTGCAAGGAGAACTTTGATAAGAGACCAGATCTTCGTGTCAACACTTTCATCTCTGAGATGGCTGCTCAGTTCATGAAGTCAGTGAAAGGTAAACCCAACAGCCAATACCTACGACCAGCCAGATCTGGAGAAGTGTCATGTGACATCTGTACAAGTACCAAGCTCAAGGCCCTGAAgtcctgtctggtgtgtctggccTCTTACTGTGAGACTCACCTGGAGCCTCATCAGAGAGTTGCAGCCTTGAAGAAACACAAGCTGATCGACCCtgtggagaacctggaggacaggatgtgtCAGAAGCATAACAAACTGTTAGAACTCTTCTGTAGGAAAGACCAGACGTTTGTTTGTGTCATGTGTATGAGAACAGACCACAAGACCCATGGCTCTATCACTTTAGAAGAGGCATATGAACAGAGGAAGACTAAGCTGGGACAGATGATGGCTGACATGAACCAGATGATGGAACAAAGATCTAGGAAGGTTCAGGAGATCAAACTCTCAGTAGAGACCAGAAAgacagatgcagagagagagatatcagacagtgttcaggtctTCACTTCTCTGTTGTGCTCCATTGAGAGAATCCAGGCTGAGATCATTGAGGTGATGAaggagaagcagaaagcagcagagaaacaggctgaAAGGTTGATTAAAGATCTGGAGCAGGAGATCACTGAGCTGAAAAGGAGAAGCactgagctggagcagctctcacacactgaggacCACCTCCACTTGCTCCAGAGCTTCCCATCCCTGAGCACCCCTCCACAAACCAAGGactggtctgagatcagtgtCCACAGTGGGCTTAGTgtgggggcagtgaggagagcTGTGTCTCAGCTGGGGGAGACACTCAATGAAGAGATGGAAAAGCTGCCTGAAATCAAGCTGAAGAGGATTCAGCAGTATGCAGTGGATGTGACTCTGGACCCTCATACAGCACATCCCCATCTCACTCTGTCTGAGGATGGGAAACAAGTGAGACATGGAGACATAAAGCAGGATCTCCCTGACAACCCAGAGAGGTTTGATCgttgtgtctgtgtcctgggaAAGCAGGGCTTCTCCTCGGGGAGGTTCTACTATgaggtgcaggttgaggggaagaTTGGGTGGGTTCTGGGAGTAGCCAGAGAGTCCATCAACAGGAAGACGATGATCACAGCGAGTCCTGACAATGGATACTGGACTGTATGGCTGAGGAATGGACATGAGTACAAGGCTTTGGCTGTCCCccgtgtcctcctctccctgagacagaagccccagaaggtgggggtgtttgtggactATGAGGATGGTCTGGTCTCCTTTTATGATGTGGAGGCCAGGTCTCATATTTACTCTTTCACTGGCTGCACCTTCATTGAGAAACTCCATCCAGTCTTCAGTCCTGACATGAATGATGGAGGTAAAAACTCTGCCCCTCTGATCATCACTCCTGTCACACACTGA